A single genomic interval of Armigeres subalbatus isolate Guangzhou_Male chromosome 1, GZ_Asu_2, whole genome shotgun sequence harbors:
- the LOC134206178 gene encoding GATA-binding factor C-like — MNVHIDRISRAELDDATKSSVNRPLTMKKEGIQTRNRKLSSKSKKKKGMPGSCLPLGSHLGDLMKPLDHNKSFPGAFHGSMGQHGHLSGGLHPAHTHMHGGWYTTGMGALGTSSSLQSGFGSAASLGGGVVPHSQSYHLGLNSMGWRSEYT, encoded by the exons ACTAAATCGAGC gtGAACCGACCTCTAACTATGAAGAAAGAAGGCATCCAAACTCGGAACCGGAAactatcgtccaaatcgaagaaaaagaaaggaatGCCTGGATCGTGTCTTCCACTCGGTAGTCACCTAGGAGATCTGATGAAACCTTTAGATCACAACAAATCTTTCCCGGGAGCATTTCATGGATCGATGG GTCAGCATGGCCACCTATCGGGTGGATTACATCCCGCTCATACGCACATGCACGGGGGTTGGTACACGACCGGCATGGGAGCCCTCGGGACGTCCAGCAGCCTGCAGAGCGGGTTCGGTAGTGCGGCTTCACTGGGCGGTGGCGTCGTTCCACACTCGCAATCATACCACCTGGGCCTGAACTCGATG GGCTGGCGCTCGGAGTACACGTGA